One Formosa agariphila KMM 3901 genomic window, GACTAAGTTTATTGGATCGTGGTTTTATTTATGCTATTGCTCATATTAGAGGAGGTGAGTATTTGGGACGCGATTGGTACGAAAATGGTAAATTACTTACTAAACTGAATACGTTTCACGATTTTATTGATTGTACCAAACATTTAATAAAAGAAAATTACACCACAGAAAAGCATATGTATGCCTACGGAGGTTCTGCAGGAGGATTATTAATGGGGGCAATTATTAATATGAATCCCGAATTATATAATGGTGTTTTAGCAGCTGTTCCTTTTGTAGATGTAGTAACGACAATGTTAGACGATACTATTCCTTTAACAACTGGGGAATATGATGAGTGGGGAAATCCTAATGAAGAAGCGTACTATCACTACATGAAATCGTACTCACCTTACGACAATGTTGAAGCAAAAGAGTATCCAAATATGTTAGTTACAACAGGATTACACGATTCTCAAGTGCAATATTGGGAGCCTGCAAAGTGGGTTGCAAAGTTAAGAGATGTTAAAACTGATGATAATCTATTGTTATTTCAAACCGACATGGATGCAGGTCACGGTGGTGCTTCTGGCCGATTTGAAAGTTTAAAAGAAGTCGCTTTAGAATACGTGTTTCTATTGGAATTGGAGGGAATTACGTCTTAAAATAAAAAAAAATCGTATTTTTGTCAGGTTTTGGTTGGTTTAACAATCAGAAAACAGTTTTTAAACAGCATCTATGAAACATAAAAATCAGGTTTTTGATAATGTATTGGATTTAGTCGGGAACACACCCTTAGTTAAACTAAATAAAATAACTTCTCAACTTAACGGTCATTTTTATGCTAAAGTAGAAGCTTTTAATCCTGGACATTCTTCTAAAGATAGAATAGCTCTATATATTATTGAGCAAGCTGAAAAACAAGGCCTTTTAAAACCTGGAGATACCATTATAGAAACAACATCTGGAAATACCGGATTCAGTATTGCTATGGTGAGTATTATAAAAGGATATGATTGTATATTGGCTGTAAGCTCTAAATCTTCTGCCGACAAAATAGATATGTTACGCACCATGGGAGCCAAGGTTTATGTTTGTCCTGCAAATGTTAGTGCAGACGATCCTAGGTCGTACTATGAAGTAGCTAAAAGATTACATGAAGAAATAAAAGGTTCGGTATATATTAATCAGTATTTTAATCAGTTAAATATTGATACACATTACCAATCTACTGGACCAGAAATTTGGAAACAAACCGAAGGTAAAATTACACATTTAGTAGCGTGTAGTGGAACAGGAGGAACAATTTCTGGCACAGCAAAGTATTTAAAAGAACAAAATCCAGATATTAAAATATTAGGTGTAGATGCTTTTGGTTCGGTACTTAAAAAGTTCCACGAAACCAAAGAGTTCGATGAAAAGGAAATTTATCCATATCGCATTGAAGGTTTAGGAAAAAATTTAATTCCTGCAGCTACAGATTTTAATATCATTGATGAATTTATAAAAGTAACAGACGAAGAAAGTGCACATACAGCTAGACAGATTGCAAAATCTGAAGGTTTGTTTGTAGGATACACTTCTGGAGCTGCAATGCAAGCTGTATTACAATTAGGAAAAACGAAAACATTTTCTACTAATGATGTAGTAGTTGTAATTTTTCCAGATCACG contains:
- a CDS encoding PLP-dependent cysteine synthase family protein translates to MKHKNQVFDNVLDLVGNTPLVKLNKITSQLNGHFYAKVEAFNPGHSSKDRIALYIIEQAEKQGLLKPGDTIIETTSGNTGFSIAMVSIIKGYDCILAVSSKSSADKIDMLRTMGAKVYVCPANVSADDPRSYYEVAKRLHEEIKGSVYINQYFNQLNIDTHYQSTGPEIWKQTEGKITHLVACSGTGGTISGTAKYLKEQNPDIKILGVDAFGSVLKKFHETKEFDEKEIYPYRIEGLGKNLIPAATDFNIIDEFIKVTDEESAHTARQIAKSEGLFVGYTSGAAMQAVLQLGKTKTFSTNDVVVVIFPDHGSRYMSKIYSDKWMNEQGFFDSVNVESVQDIQYIK